One Pseudomonas brassicacearum genomic region harbors:
- a CDS encoding UDP-glucose dehydrogenase family protein has protein sequence MKISVFGSGYVGLVQAAVLAEVGHDVVCMDIDEQKVESLRQGQVSIYEPGLAALVREGLEAGRLHFTSDPQLAVQHGQVLFIAVGTPSREDGSADLCQVLAVGEAVARYREQPVLVVEKSTVPVGTGDVLRAHIDKCLLKAGRLLQFDIASNPEFLKEGSAVADCRRPDRIVIGCERDEVREIMRDLYAPFNRNHDRVLFMDLRSAELTKYAANGMLATKISFINQIAELAEHLGADIESVRLGIGADSRIGYHFIYPGCGYGGSCFPKDMRALIHTAEQAHCSSDLLQAVETINQRQKHKLFERINAFYKGDLRGRTFALWGLAFKPNTDDMRDAPSRTLLESLWAAGASVRAFDPEAMQQTQLLYPNESKLLLMGTPESVLPGADALVICTEWQPFKAPDFDLIQQRLKAPVIFDGRNLYDPERMADKGFSYFPMGRGQSRDLPIAAQTWFKASKSA, from the coding sequence ATGAAAATCAGTGTATTCGGAAGTGGTTACGTCGGCTTGGTGCAAGCCGCCGTGTTGGCCGAAGTGGGCCATGACGTGGTGTGCATGGACATTGACGAGCAGAAAGTCGAAAGCCTGCGCCAGGGCCAGGTGAGTATTTACGAGCCCGGCCTGGCAGCGCTGGTGCGTGAAGGACTGGAAGCCGGACGATTGCACTTCACCAGTGACCCACAGCTTGCCGTGCAACATGGCCAGGTGCTGTTTATCGCGGTGGGCACACCTTCCAGGGAGGATGGGTCGGCCGATCTGTGCCAGGTCCTGGCGGTCGGTGAAGCAGTCGCCCGCTATCGCGAGCAACCGGTGCTCGTGGTGGAGAAGTCCACCGTGCCGGTCGGCACTGGCGACGTCCTTCGGGCCCACATCGACAAATGCCTGCTCAAGGCCGGTCGGCTGTTGCAGTTCGATATTGCCTCCAACCCGGAATTTCTCAAGGAAGGCTCGGCGGTCGCCGATTGCCGTCGCCCTGACCGCATCGTGATCGGCTGCGAGCGCGATGAGGTCCGTGAAATCATGCGCGACCTGTACGCACCGTTCAATCGCAACCACGACCGGGTGCTGTTCATGGACCTGCGCAGCGCCGAACTGACCAAATACGCCGCCAATGGCATGCTGGCGACGAAGATCAGCTTCATCAACCAGATCGCCGAACTGGCCGAACACCTGGGGGCCGACATCGAATCCGTGCGCCTGGGCATCGGCGCTGACTCGCGCATTGGCTATCACTTCATTTACCCGGGGTGCGGCTACGGCGGCTCGTGTTTTCCCAAGGACATGCGCGCCCTGATCCACACCGCCGAGCAGGCCCACTGTTCCAGCGACCTGCTGCAAGCGGTGGAAACCATCAACCAACGGCAGAAGCACAAGCTGTTCGAACGCATCAACGCGTTCTACAAGGGCGATCTGCGGGGCAGAACCTTTGCGCTCTGGGGCCTGGCCTTCAAGCCCAACACCGATGACATGCGCGATGCTCCGAGCCGCACGCTCCTGGAGTCGTTGTGGGCCGCCGGCGCCAGCGTGCGTGCCTTTGACCCGGAGGCGATGCAGCAGACCCAACTGCTCTATCCCAATGAGTCGAAGCTCTTGCTGATGGGCACGCCGGAATCGGTATTGCCGGGCGCCGATGCGCTGGTCATTTGCACCGAATGGCAGCCGTTCAAGGCGCCGGACTTTGACCTGATCCAGCAACGGCTCAAGGCACCGGTGATTTTCGATGGGCGCAACCTGTATGACCCGGAACGCATGGCCGACAAAGGGTTTAGCTATTTCCCGATGGGGCGCGGGCAATCGCGCGACCTGCCCATCGCCGCGCAAACCTGGTTCAAAGCGTCCAAAAGCGCGTGA
- a CDS encoding metal-dependent hydrolase, whose protein sequence is MKDPLGDDASFKPFWNDTPIKTYLFDAFSVLLPAGEQFVISVVEKSSAQLQQTSALADDSRRFVVEERAHQRAHRLYNQQLEKQGFEVKQYELEIEKDLEALQSKWSLHAQLALAAAFEHVTAVISGVALRKGGLLSTRESSQTRLWRWHCQEEVAHQHVTTDLLRALGVPYWQRILYFLAASALMAFDVLRHLHGFARLDMARGRVSAREVRRATGSLLLRDASNLVLMMLGWAAYFLPLKTRKATDCK, encoded by the coding sequence ATGAAAGACCCCCTGGGCGACGATGCCTCCTTCAAGCCCTTCTGGAACGACACGCCGATCAAGACTTACCTGTTCGACGCGTTCTCGGTCCTGCTACCTGCCGGCGAACAGTTCGTGATCTCGGTGGTGGAGAAATCCTCCGCGCAGTTGCAACAGACCTCGGCGCTTGCCGACGACTCACGCCGCTTTGTCGTCGAGGAACGAGCCCACCAGCGAGCCCATAGGCTCTACAACCAGCAGCTGGAGAAGCAAGGCTTTGAGGTCAAGCAGTACGAACTCGAGATCGAGAAGGATCTCGAAGCCCTGCAATCGAAATGGTCACTGCATGCGCAGTTGGCCTTGGCTGCGGCGTTCGAACATGTGACGGCGGTGATCTCCGGGGTTGCCTTGCGCAAGGGCGGCCTGCTCTCGACCAGGGAATCGTCACAGACGCGCCTCTGGCGTTGGCATTGCCAGGAAGAAGTCGCGCATCAGCACGTCACCACGGACTTGCTACGGGCACTGGGCGTCCCGTATTGGCAACGAATCCTCTATTTCCTGGCTGCATCGGCGCTCATGGCGTTCGATGTGCTTCGCCACCTGCACGGTTTCGCCCGCCTCGACATGGCCCGTGGTCGCGTCAGTGCCAGGGAAGTACGACGGGCAACAGGCAGCCTGCTGTTACGTGATGCCAGCAATCTGGTGTTGATGATGCTCGGTTGGGCGGCCTACTTCCTTCCACTGAAAACCAGGAAGGCCACGGACTGTAAGTGA
- a CDS encoding fatty acid desaturase family protein, translating to MHKHAVALPSSSSNLPSYLFLALCVLNTAAIAWLAAREAFGWLAAVPLMVVQALLMIGVQEIKHQGVHRQFLVGTRLNDAVGVLAAAIFAANFVGYRYFHLEHHRKTCQIDDPEGLMYQQTWPTRLICLLGAAEQLWVSISTNRISRHYLPSHAVWRWRWNNALIVVFVAALVFGIHEAPRQVICAYVLPYCLFSWLDFWLTQAEHYGVSISTEGPRRAPAEITTDVYLPSVVSWLVLHRSLHRTHHHAPATRWFHALSQSRALTRNKPGGVTDLPTFVTTWMQLGPRLWK from the coding sequence ATGCATAAGCACGCGGTGGCCCTGCCTTCATCAAGTTCCAACCTGCCCAGCTATCTGTTCCTGGCGCTGTGCGTCTTGAATACGGCTGCGATCGCCTGGCTGGCTGCGCGCGAGGCATTCGGATGGCTGGCCGCTGTTCCGTTGATGGTGGTCCAGGCGCTGCTGATGATCGGTGTCCAGGAGATCAAGCATCAAGGCGTGCATCGCCAGTTTCTCGTCGGCACGCGTCTCAACGATGCCGTGGGTGTCCTGGCGGCTGCGATTTTTGCCGCCAACTTCGTGGGCTACCGCTACTTTCACCTGGAACACCATCGCAAAACCTGCCAGATCGATGACCCCGAAGGGCTGATGTACCAACAGACATGGCCGACACGCCTGATCTGCCTGTTGGGTGCCGCCGAGCAACTGTGGGTGTCGATCTCCACCAACAGGATCTCCCGACACTACCTCCCCTCCCACGCCGTCTGGCGTTGGCGCTGGAACAATGCCCTGATCGTCGTTTTCGTTGCCGCGCTGGTGTTTGGCATCCATGAAGCACCTCGACAAGTCATATGCGCCTACGTGCTGCCCTATTGCCTGTTTTCCTGGCTGGATTTCTGGCTGACCCAGGCCGAGCACTATGGCGTATCGATTTCGACCGAAGGCCCGCGCCGCGCGCCTGCCGAGATCACCACAGACGTGTACCTGCCCAGCGTAGTCTCCTGGCTTGTCCTGCACCGCTCGCTGCATCGCACGCACCACCATGCGCCGGCGACCCGCTGGTTCCACGCCTTGTCTCAATCGAGGGCACTGACCAGGAACAAGCCAGGCGGCGTGACGGACCTGCCCACCTTCGTGACCACCTGGATGCAACTTGGTCCCCGACTCTGGAAGTAG
- a CDS encoding LysR family transcriptional regulator, producing the protein MNIKFLETFVWVARLKSFRLTAEKLFTTQASISSRIAALEDEMGVRLFVRDSKGVSLTSEGQRVLEYAERIMDTVQGMKAVIKDPRQVRGRIRIGAMDTVIHTWLSPLVTRLMACYPALEIELSADTASNLCSQLEKGYQDIIFQTDILRLDSVRNALLTRYPMHWVVRTGSVYDRHYASLEDLSQERIVTFSRNSRPHQDILNLLHSANIVSPRINCVNSASAITRLVRDGFGIGAMPAALVLGELAQGTLTLVDGVPLPSVMDIVASWRTGAGMERVEDIVSLTREVVGEFVAELPAGYRLDAN; encoded by the coding sequence GTGAACATCAAGTTTCTCGAAACCTTCGTCTGGGTCGCCCGCCTGAAGAGTTTTCGGCTCACCGCGGAAAAGCTGTTCACCACTCAGGCGTCCATTTCCAGCCGAATCGCGGCCCTGGAAGACGAAATGGGCGTGCGCCTGTTCGTGCGCGACTCCAAGGGTGTATCGCTGACCTCCGAAGGACAGCGGGTGCTGGAATACGCCGAGCGCATCATGGACACCGTGCAAGGCATGAAGGCGGTGATCAAGGACCCTCGCCAGGTGCGCGGCCGGATCCGCATTGGCGCAATGGATACGGTGATCCACACCTGGCTCAGTCCTTTGGTTACCCGCCTGATGGCGTGTTATCCGGCGTTGGAAATCGAGCTCTCGGCCGACACCGCGAGCAACCTGTGCTCACAACTGGAGAAAGGCTACCAGGACATCATTTTCCAGACCGACATCCTGCGCCTCGACAGCGTGCGCAACGCCCTGCTGACCCGCTACCCCATGCACTGGGTGGTGCGCACCGGCTCCGTGTACGACCGGCATTATGCGTCGCTGGAGGACCTGTCCCAGGAACGCATCGTGACCTTCTCGCGCAACTCGCGGCCCCACCAGGACATCCTCAACCTGCTGCACTCGGCCAACATTGTCTCGCCGCGCATCAATTGTGTGAACTCGGCATCGGCTATCACCCGCCTGGTTCGCGACGGCTTTGGCATTGGCGCCATGCCGGCGGCGTTGGTCCTGGGCGAGCTGGCCCAGGGCACACTGACCCTGGTGGACGGCGTGCCGCTGCCATCGGTGATGGATATCGTGGCCAGTTGGCGAACCGGCGCGGGAATGGAACGGGTGGAAGACATCGTCAGCCTGACCCGGGAGGTGGTCGGTGAGTTTGTGGCGGAACTGCCGGCCGGTTACCGGTTGGATGCGAATTAG
- a CDS encoding putative hydro-lyase, translated as MSQPALSFEQLQQCAPLALRQHIAAGQYQGHTSGLGQGRVQANIVILPSDWANEFLRYCTLNRQACPLLDVTEPGDPFFRNLGAPIDIRHEVPQYRVYRRGELTEEPQDIEHLWQDDLVAFALGCSFSFEQPLLEAGIRLRHIDLGRNVAMFRTNIDTRPTARLSGKMVVTMRPMKAAAAIQAIQITGRMPNVHGAPVHIGDPSLIGIQSLDKPDYGDAVPVEADEIPVFWACGVTPQSVVQASRPPLCITHAPGCMLVTDLWNSDL; from the coding sequence ATGAGTCAACCCGCCCTGTCCTTCGAACAATTGCAGCAGTGCGCCCCGCTCGCCCTGCGCCAACACATTGCCGCCGGCCAATACCAGGGCCATACCAGCGGCCTGGGCCAGGGTCGGGTACAAGCCAATATCGTGATTCTGCCCAGCGACTGGGCCAACGAGTTCCTGCGCTATTGCACCCTCAACCGCCAGGCGTGCCCGTTGCTCGACGTGACCGAGCCTGGGGATCCGTTTTTCCGTAACCTGGGCGCCCCCATCGATATCCGTCATGAGGTGCCTCAATACCGGGTTTATCGCCGCGGTGAGTTGACCGAGGAACCGCAGGACATCGAGCATCTGTGGCAAGACGACCTGGTGGCCTTCGCCCTTGGCTGCTCGTTCTCTTTTGAGCAACCCTTGCTGGAGGCAGGCATCCGTCTCAGGCACATTGATCTGGGACGCAACGTCGCGATGTTCCGGACCAACATCGACACACGCCCCACCGCTCGCCTGTCTGGCAAAATGGTGGTGACCATGCGGCCGATGAAAGCCGCCGCCGCCATCCAGGCGATCCAGATCACCGGCCGCATGCCCAATGTCCATGGCGCACCGGTCCATATCGGTGATCCGTCGCTGATTGGCATTCAGTCCCTGGACAAGCCGGATTACGGCGACGCCGTGCCCGTCGAAGCGGACGAGATCCCGGTGTTCTGGGCCTGCGGTGTGACGCCTCAATCGGTGGTCCAGGCCTCGCGCCCACCGCTGTGCATCACCCACGCCCCCGGCTGCATGTTGGTGACGGATTTATGGAACAGTGATTTGTAA
- a CDS encoding LysR family transcriptional regulator, whose product MNLKFLETFVWVARLQSFSLTAEKMFSTQAAISSRIASLEEELGLRLFVRDSRGVSLTPEGLKVLDYAEQMLEVQRALKQSLDTTSPQQGLVRIGVMDTVIHTWLSPLMSMLMQAFPSVEIEITADAARNLCEQLQKGYLDIVFQTDLIRHESVRNLELGHYPMHWIAASHSIYARPYASLLEMASERIITFVKHSRPHQDVLNLLYAHGVGAPRVSCVNSVSAMTRLIRDGFGIGALPAALVAKPLASGELIQLEPGTALPQLHVVASWRAGVGLELIERIVQMSRQVVGQYALDVGPQRMVAVPGLNSPPALE is encoded by the coding sequence ATGAATCTCAAATTCCTCGAAACCTTCGTCTGGGTTGCCCGGCTGCAAAGCTTCAGTCTCACCGCCGAAAAAATGTTCAGCACCCAGGCCGCGATCTCCAGCCGGATCGCTTCGTTGGAAGAGGAATTGGGCCTGCGCCTGTTCGTGCGGGATTCGCGCGGGGTTTCGCTGACGCCTGAAGGCCTCAAGGTGCTCGACTACGCCGAACAGATGCTCGAAGTCCAACGTGCGTTGAAGCAGTCACTGGACACCACCAGCCCGCAGCAAGGCCTGGTGCGTATCGGCGTGATGGATACCGTGATTCACACCTGGCTCAGTCCGTTGATGTCGATGCTGATGCAGGCCTTCCCCAGCGTGGAAATCGAAATCACCGCCGACGCTGCGCGCAATCTCTGCGAGCAACTGCAAAAAGGTTACCTGGACATCGTGTTCCAGACTGACCTGATCCGCCACGAAAGCGTGCGTAACCTTGAGCTCGGGCACTATCCCATGCACTGGATCGCCGCCAGCCACTCGATCTATGCCCGGCCCTATGCGTCGCTGCTCGAGATGGCCAGCGAGCGTATCATCACCTTCGTCAAACACTCGCGACCTCATCAGGACGTGCTCAATCTGTTGTACGCCCATGGCGTCGGCGCGCCGCGGGTCAGTTGCGTCAACTCGGTCTCGGCCATGACCCGGCTGATACGCGACGGCTTTGGTATTGGCGCCTTGCCCGCCGCGCTGGTGGCCAAGCCCCTGGCCAGCGGCGAGTTGATCCAGCTCGAGCCCGGCACTGCCCTGCCCCAGCTGCATGTCGTGGCTTCGTGGCGCGCCGGCGTGGGCCTGGAGCTGATCGAGCGCATCGTTCAGATGAGTCGCCAGGTGGTGGGCCAATATGCCCTCGACGTCGGGCCGCAACGCATGGTGGCGGTGCCTGGCCTGAACAGTCCGCCGGCTCTGGAATAA
- a CDS encoding MFS transporter yields MTDCVPTETGRTGPFSWYGPLSKNEKRTFWSCKIGYALDGMDTQMLSFVIPTLIATWGISKGDAGLIGTCTLLASAAGGWIAGILSDRIGRVRTLQLTVLWFAFFTFLCGLAQNYEQLLVARTLMGFGFGGEWTAGAVLIGEVIRSQDRGKAVGMVQAGWALGWGLTALLYAGLFSFLPPEDAWRVLFMIGLVPALFVLVIRRLVKESDTFEHAVRERTARPEQDSRWAFFEIFAPRMLSTTLRASLLTTGALGGYYAITTWLPTYLKTERGLSVLGTGGYLAMVIVGSYIGYVTSALLTDAIGRKKNFILFAVGSMAIVLAYTQLPIDNTWMLWLGFPLGFFASGIFAGMGAFLTELFPTRMRGSGQGFCYNAGRSIAALFPLFIGALSNTLPIGTGIGVFAAGAYGVVILAALSLPETRGRQLES; encoded by the coding sequence ATGACTGACTGCGTACCGACAGAGACAGGCCGCACCGGCCCGTTCAGCTGGTATGGCCCTTTGTCGAAAAATGAAAAGCGCACTTTCTGGAGTTGCAAGATCGGCTATGCCCTGGACGGCATGGATACGCAAATGCTGAGTTTTGTCATTCCGACCCTGATCGCGACCTGGGGCATTTCCAAGGGCGATGCCGGGCTGATTGGCACCTGTACGCTGCTTGCCTCGGCAGCGGGCGGTTGGATCGCCGGGATCTTGTCCGACCGCATCGGCCGGGTACGAACCCTGCAGTTGACGGTGCTGTGGTTCGCATTTTTTACCTTCTTGTGTGGGCTGGCGCAGAACTACGAGCAATTGCTGGTAGCCCGGACTTTGATGGGCTTTGGCTTTGGGGGTGAATGGACGGCGGGCGCGGTGTTGATCGGGGAGGTGATTCGCTCACAGGATCGCGGTAAAGCAGTGGGCATGGTGCAGGCCGGTTGGGCGCTGGGGTGGGGACTGACGGCGCTGCTCTATGCCGGGCTGTTCAGCTTTCTACCACCAGAAGACGCCTGGCGAGTTTTATTCATGATCGGGTTGGTTCCGGCGCTGTTTGTGCTGGTGATTCGCCGGCTGGTCAAGGAGTCCGATACGTTTGAGCACGCGGTGCGCGAGCGTACCGCCAGGCCCGAGCAGGATTCGCGGTGGGCGTTTTTCGAGATCTTTGCGCCGCGGATGCTCAGCACCACGTTGCGCGCCTCGTTGTTGACCACCGGCGCGTTGGGCGGCTACTACGCGATCACCACCTGGTTACCGACGTACCTGAAAACCGAACGCGGCCTGAGTGTTCTCGGCACCGGGGGGTATCTGGCGATGGTGATCGTCGGTTCCTACATCGGCTACGTGACCAGTGCGTTGCTAACCGATGCCATCGGTCGCAAGAAGAACTTCATCCTGTTCGCTGTCGGGTCCATGGCCATCGTCCTGGCCTATACGCAACTCCCCATCGATAACACTTGGATGCTCTGGTTGGGCTTTCCACTAGGCTTCTTTGCTTCAGGCATCTTCGCCGGCATGGGCGCATTCCTGACCGAGCTGTTTCCCACCCGTATGCGTGGGTCGGGGCAGGGGTTCTGTTACAACGCCGGGCGTTCCATTGCAGCGCTGTTCCCATTGTTCATCGGTGCGCTGAGCAACACCTTGCCGATCGGTACCGGGATCGGCGTGTTTGCCGCTGGCGCCTATGGTGTGGTGATTCTGGCCGCGTTGAGCTTGCCGGAGACTCGCGGTCGACAGCTCGAATCCTGA
- a CDS encoding OprD family porin, whose product MRRFTSTPWVYTPVGTLLGLSLIGVPSAQADFIADSKGSLEARNFYFNRDFRQEGARDKAEEWAQGFLLRIESGYTAGTVGFGLDALGMAGFKLDSGGGTAGTNLLPADLSGGSQDRYGELGLTAKARISNSVLKLGTLQIKDPAVSSNDTRLLPGTFKGGLLSVQEIDRLKLTAGQLTQINFVDSTDYQDMTANRIGGTSDKFQFAGADYQFLPNLTAQYRYGKLENIYQQNYLGFVHTLDLGAGQALKSDVRYSRSTEDGNFRDIDNQAFGALFTYSLGGHALGLGYQRMSGDDPFPYISRSDPYLVNFVQIGDFANIDERSWQARYDYNFAALGVPGLTFMTRYISGDNVQRAAPGEGKEWERNTDIAYVVQDGKLKGLGVKWRNASVRSNFGNDLDENRLIVSYTVALW is encoded by the coding sequence ATGCGACGTTTCACCTCCACGCCATGGGTTTATACCCCGGTCGGTACCTTGCTCGGCTTGAGCCTCATCGGCGTGCCGAGTGCCCAGGCTGATTTCATCGCCGACAGCAAAGGCAGCCTGGAAGCCCGCAACTTCTACTTCAACCGCGACTTCCGTCAGGAAGGTGCGCGGGACAAGGCCGAAGAATGGGCACAGGGTTTTCTGTTGCGGATCGAGTCCGGATACACCGCCGGGACCGTGGGTTTTGGCCTCGATGCCTTGGGCATGGCCGGTTTCAAGCTGGACTCCGGTGGCGGCACGGCGGGAACCAATCTGTTGCCCGCGGATTTGTCCGGCGGTTCTCAAGATCGCTATGGCGAACTGGGCCTGACCGCCAAGGCGCGCATCTCCAATAGCGTCCTGAAGTTGGGGACGCTGCAAATCAAAGACCCCGCGGTGAGTTCCAACGATACGCGTCTGCTTCCAGGAACCTTCAAGGGTGGGCTGCTGAGTGTGCAGGAGATCGATCGTTTGAAGCTGACCGCCGGGCAACTCACCCAGATCAACTTTGTCGACTCCACCGACTATCAGGACATGACCGCCAACCGAATCGGCGGAACCAGCGACAAGTTCCAGTTCGCCGGCGCGGACTACCAGTTCCTGCCGAACCTCACGGCGCAATACCGATATGGCAAGCTGGAAAATATCTACCAGCAAAACTACCTTGGCTTCGTCCACACCCTGGACCTGGGAGCAGGGCAGGCGCTCAAGAGCGACGTACGCTATTCGCGCAGTACCGAAGACGGCAACTTCCGTGATATCGACAACCAAGCCTTCGGCGCCCTGTTTACCTACAGCCTCGGTGGGCATGCGCTGGGCCTGGGCTATCAACGCATGAGTGGCGACGATCCGTTTCCCTATATCAGTCGCAGCGATCCATACCTGGTCAACTTCGTGCAGATTGGCGACTTCGCCAACATCGACGAACGTTCCTGGCAAGCCCGCTATGACTACAACTTTGCGGCATTGGGCGTGCCGGGGTTGACCTTCATGACCCGCTACATTTCAGGCGACAACGTGCAACGCGCCGCGCCGGGAGAGGGCAAGGAGTGGGAACGTAACACTGACATTGCCTATGTAGTGCAGGACGGAAAGTTGAAGGGGTTGGGTGTCAAATGGCGCAATGCCTCGGTGCGCTCGAACTTTGGGAATGATCTGGATGAGAATCGGTTGATCGTCAGTTATACGGTTGCGCTTTGGTGA
- a CDS encoding type III PLP-dependent enzyme — translation MSALAPDSQYIHTDKIEGVSYHLLADKVPTPFYAYSATQIKADFAELKRTLPQGIDYFYSLKANPNKTLIALLHQAGTGCEVCSLVELEIALRQGVAPGDIIFVGPGKHINELTQCCLAGIKAVVVESIEEMHLLNDIAAGLGVVQNIALRINPDFTGEKAKLVMSGKPRQFGIDEQLLPQAFAVLGQLVQLRLAGIHIYLGTRILDWQALANNTQNILALAATLQQDYEIDLDFVDVGGGFGVRYFDKEKALDLAALGEALLPVVNDYCQRFPRCKIVIELGRFLVARAGIFVTRVNYLKPSRDEWFAVCDGGANCHGSAAGINSLIRRNFPMARLGPPRRNDDQHRYQVTGPLCTPTDLLGENVMLAELRSGDLIGIGHSGAYGASASPVSFLSFGHPAEVLVENDQAFLIRTADSVDTLLAPQVYQCLSLAHG, via the coding sequence ATGTCAGCTTTAGCTCCTGATAGTCAATACATCCACACCGACAAGATCGAAGGCGTGTCCTATCATCTTCTGGCGGATAAGGTGCCCACGCCTTTCTATGCGTACAGCGCCACGCAGATAAAAGCAGACTTTGCCGAGCTTAAACGCACCCTTCCCCAAGGCATCGATTATTTCTATTCCCTCAAGGCCAACCCGAATAAAACGCTGATTGCTCTATTGCATCAGGCCGGAACGGGCTGCGAAGTGTGTTCCCTGGTGGAACTGGAGATTGCATTGCGCCAAGGTGTAGCCCCCGGCGATATTATTTTCGTCGGGCCGGGCAAACACATCAATGAACTAACGCAATGCTGCCTTGCCGGCATTAAAGCCGTGGTGGTGGAATCCATCGAAGAAATGCATTTGCTCAATGATATTGCCGCTGGCCTGGGTGTGGTCCAGAACATCGCGCTGCGTATCAATCCCGACTTCACCGGCGAAAAAGCCAAGTTGGTAATGAGCGGCAAGCCCCGGCAATTTGGCATCGATGAACAACTTCTACCGCAGGCATTTGCTGTTCTCGGGCAGCTTGTGCAACTGCGCCTGGCGGGGATTCATATTTATCTTGGTACCCGTATTCTTGATTGGCAGGCCCTTGCCAACAACACGCAAAACATCCTGGCACTGGCTGCCACGCTTCAGCAGGATTATGAAATAGACCTCGACTTCGTGGATGTCGGTGGTGGCTTTGGCGTGCGTTATTTCGACAAAGAAAAGGCACTCGACCTGGCCGCCCTGGGCGAGGCCCTCCTCCCTGTGGTGAACGACTACTGTCAGCGTTTTCCGCGCTGCAAGATCGTTATCGAGCTTGGCCGCTTCTTGGTTGCGCGCGCAGGCATCTTTGTCACTCGGGTCAACTACCTCAAGCCATCCCGTGATGAGTGGTTTGCCGTATGTGACGGCGGTGCCAACTGCCACGGCAGTGCGGCTGGCATCAATTCCTTGATCCGCCGCAATTTTCCGATGGCGCGTCTTGGCCCGCCCCGGCGCAACGATGATCAGCACCGCTATCAAGTGACCGGTCCCCTGTGCACGCCCACTGATTTATTGGGCGAAAACGTCATGCTGGCCGAGCTTCGTTCGGGGGATCTGATCGGCATCGGGCATTCCGGCGCCTATGGTGCCAGCGCATCACCGGTGAGCTTTTTAAGTTTCGGGCATCCGGCAGAAGTACTTGTCGAAAATGACCAAGCTTTTCTGATCCGCACGGCGGACAGCGTAGACACCCTGCTGGCTCCCCAGGTGTACCAATGTTTATCCCTGGCCCACGGTTGA
- a CDS encoding 3-oxoacyl-ACP synthase: protein MYIHTITSLVAENLTPLPALAEKYAWGERNSKIFGRFHRMESASLFDRETLPELIMQLLQRFRAECPPALFEQIGYVAWAHSLNGPSPFDLVPSLASDVRTFLGRPQIEFFSITQASCASALVGLKFLDAKLAAAHDRQDNVRGLLITGEKCFHDTVQYANQNGYFGEAFCATLLSATPSPGALRLSAVHVQQLAAYGTRMRATDRERENAYDHAFIPTMLETVHTALQHAGRRPEELRTLIPYHISPPTFDRIADGAGFARDIIFRRHLYQLGHCFCSDAFVNLKSLLTRRDDAIAVAPILALASGVAGTFAAIVLELNNEDET from the coding sequence ATGTATATCCATACGATAACCAGCCTGGTCGCTGAGAATCTCACTCCCCTGCCCGCCCTGGCGGAGAAATATGCCTGGGGGGAGCGCAACAGCAAAATCTTTGGTCGTTTTCATCGGATGGAGTCGGCCAGCCTGTTTGACCGCGAGACGTTGCCTGAGCTGATCATGCAGCTGTTGCAACGGTTCCGGGCCGAATGTCCTCCGGCACTGTTCGAGCAAATTGGCTATGTAGCCTGGGCGCATTCTCTGAATGGCCCCAGCCCTTTTGACCTGGTCCCCAGCCTGGCCAGCGATGTGCGTACGTTTCTGGGGCGCCCGCAGATTGAGTTTTTCTCCATCACCCAAGCGTCGTGCGCATCGGCGCTGGTTGGGTTGAAATTTCTCGACGCCAAACTCGCTGCCGCACACGACCGACAGGATAACGTTCGTGGGTTATTAATCACTGGGGAGAAATGCTTCCACGACACGGTGCAGTACGCCAATCAAAATGGCTATTTCGGCGAAGCATTTTGCGCGACCCTGCTCAGCGCGACCCCCTCGCCCGGCGCCTTGCGTCTGAGTGCTGTGCACGTCCAGCAACTGGCCGCCTATGGCACGCGCATGCGTGCGACGGATCGCGAACGTGAAAATGCCTATGATCACGCCTTCATCCCCACCATGCTCGAAACCGTACACACCGCGCTGCAGCACGCAGGACGGCGTCCTGAAGAGCTGCGTACGCTGATCCCGTACCACATCAGCCCACCGACCTTCGACAGGATTGCCGACGGCGCCGGCTTTGCCCGAGACATCATTTTCCGTCGTCATCTCTACCAACTGGGACATTGCTTTTGCAGTGATGCGTTCGTCAATTTGAAAAGTCTCCTGACGCGCCGCGATGACGCCATCGCCGTTGCTCCCATTCTGGCCCTGGCGTCCGGCGTCGCCGGCACTTTTGCAGCCATCGTTCTTGAACTGAATAACGAGGATGAGACATGA